A single genomic interval of Halichondria panicea chromosome 2, odHalPani1.1, whole genome shotgun sequence harbors:
- the LOC135331429 gene encoding enoyl-CoA hydratase, mitochondrial-like produces the protein MLCQRLLTRVLQTRAFSTAPTLSYEYIITETKGEKNNVGFIKLNRFKALNALCSPLMTEVSEALTGFETDPKIGAVVITGSDRAFAAGADIGEMQNMEFPEVYTKQFLTKWSFLKQARKPVIAAVNGFALGGGCEVAMMCDIIYAGEKAFFGQPEINLGVIPGAGGTQRLVRAIGKSKAMEMVLTGEKMSAQDAEKAGLVSKVFPVEEVVGEAIKLGERIAGMSKVAAAMAKECVNAADNLSLDEGERLEKRMFHSLFACKDQKIGMTAFLEKKQPEWTDS, from the exons ATGCTTTGCCAGAGACTACTAACCCGTGTCCTTCAGACGAGAGCCTTCTCAACGGCTCCCACACTCTCCTATGAGTACATAATCACCGAGACCAAAGGAGAAAAGAACAACGTTGGGTTCATTAAGCTAAACCGTTTCAAGGCACTCAATGCACTCTGTAGTCCACTCATGACAGAGGTTAGTGAAGCCCTCACTGGGTTTGAGACCGACCCAAAGATTGGGGCAGTCGTTATCACCGGTAGCGACAGAGCATTTGCGGCCGGAGCTGACATTGGTGAAATGCAGAATATGGAGTTTCCTGAAGTCTACACCAAGCAGTTTTTGA CCAAATGGTCATTCCTGAAGCAAGCGCGTAAGCCTGTCATTGCTGCCGTTAATGGTTTCGCCCTGGGAGGAGGTTGTGAGGTGGCCATGATGTGTGACATCATCTACGCTGGAGAGAAGGCTTTCTTTGGTCAGCCGGAGATCAACTTGGGGGTCATCCCAGGGGCAGGGGGTACACAGAGGCTGGTCAGGGCCATTGGGAAGTCAAAGGCCATGGAAATGGTGCTCACAG GAGAGAAAATGTCTGCCCAGGATGCTGAGAAGGCCGGTCTAGTGAGTAAGGTGTTCCCAGTGGAGGAGGTGGTGGGAGAGGCTATTAAACTGGGGGAGAGGATCGCTGGCATGTCCAAGGTGGCTGCTGCCATGGCAAAGGAGTGTGTGAATGCCGCAGACAACCTCTCTCTGGATGAAG GAGAACGTCTTGAGAAGAGAATGTTCCACTCTCTGTTTGCCTGTAAGGACCAGAAGATTGGAATGACTGCATTCCTGGAGAAGAAGCAACCAGAGTGGACTGACAGTTAA